A genomic stretch from Zeimonas sediminis includes:
- a CDS encoding autotransporter assembly complex protein TamA, translated as MRAGNYRLEIEAPAELVGPIRERTLLGRWVAEKGFEREQLPLFVIRGREEAAAIVRDAGYFSAQVEVKVDPPEAAEPAAVLAPEPPPAGAPLPTVTIVVDAGARTTVSRLDLGFAGLDGVEDLREALRDSWPLPEGSFFRPSVWEQGKRLMLEMLQQRGFVRAKVADSRAQVDVQATAASLSLAIEAGPRLPFGPLEVRGLERYDRSIVDALKPWHEAGPGRAGDPYDFDELLLFQARLRGSGYFFGADVLPDLAAVEADPSLEQVPIVAVLRERRRKRVTLGMGYSSDEGPRALVGYEHRDLFGRNLQLESGLLWQDVRRRAFASVRTPQREDGYFDQVGARVERLEVQGELTDRQTLLVGRGKRGEEIDHFVSLQYQTEQRTVPLDPETDRREALTLGYSWNLRRVDSQVDPRSGYTISAQVSGGARELLSDRSFVRAWARAMRFWPMPEDSAFDGGLLVGLVEAGEVFASSREGIPTENLFRTGGTHTVRGYSYLSLGVPEGGAIVGGRVMALGSLEYQHPLARDWYGAAFVDVGNAVDSWGDWEPAWGTGVGVGWRSPVGPVNLYLAWADQSRRFRFHLSVGYAF; from the coding sequence GTGCGCGCCGGGAACTACCGGCTCGAGATCGAGGCGCCCGCAGAGCTCGTCGGGCCGATCCGCGAGCGCACCCTCCTGGGGCGCTGGGTCGCCGAGAAGGGCTTCGAGCGCGAGCAGCTGCCGCTGTTCGTGATACGCGGCCGCGAGGAGGCCGCCGCGATCGTCCGCGACGCCGGATACTTCTCGGCGCAGGTCGAGGTGAAGGTCGACCCGCCGGAGGCGGCCGAGCCTGCCGCAGTGCTGGCGCCCGAGCCGCCGCCGGCCGGCGCGCCGCTGCCCACGGTGACGATCGTCGTCGATGCCGGGGCCCGGACGACCGTGTCGCGGCTCGACCTGGGCTTCGCCGGGCTGGACGGGGTCGAGGACCTGCGCGAGGCGCTGCGCGACAGCTGGCCGCTGCCCGAGGGCAGCTTCTTCCGGCCGAGCGTGTGGGAGCAGGGCAAGCGGCTGATGCTCGAGATGCTGCAGCAGCGCGGTTTCGTGCGCGCGAAGGTCGCCGACAGCCGCGCCCAGGTCGACGTGCAGGCCACCGCTGCCAGCCTGTCGCTCGCGATCGAGGCGGGCCCGCGGCTGCCCTTCGGTCCGCTCGAGGTGCGCGGGCTCGAGCGCTACGACCGCTCGATCGTCGACGCGCTGAAGCCCTGGCACGAAGCGGGCCCCGGCCGCGCGGGCGACCCCTACGACTTCGACGAACTGCTGCTGTTCCAGGCCAGGCTGCGCGGCTCGGGCTACTTCTTCGGCGCCGACGTGCTGCCCGACCTGGCCGCGGTCGAGGCCGATCCGTCGCTCGAGCAGGTGCCGATCGTGGCGGTGCTGCGCGAGCGGCGGCGCAAGCGCGTCACGCTGGGCATGGGCTACAGCTCCGACGAGGGGCCGCGCGCGCTGGTCGGCTACGAGCACCGCGACCTGTTCGGCCGGAACCTGCAGCTCGAGTCGGGACTGCTCTGGCAGGACGTCCGCCGGCGCGCCTTCGCGTCGGTGCGCACGCCGCAGCGCGAGGACGGCTACTTCGACCAGGTCGGCGCGCGCGTCGAGCGGCTCGAGGTCCAGGGCGAGCTGACCGACCGGCAGACCCTGCTGGTCGGGCGCGGCAAGCGGGGCGAGGAGATCGACCACTTCGTGTCGCTGCAGTACCAGACCGAACAGCGCACGGTGCCGCTGGATCCCGAGACGGACCGGCGCGAGGCGCTGACGCTCGGCTACAGCTGGAACCTGCGCCGGGTCGACTCGCAGGTCGATCCACGCAGCGGCTACACGATCAGCGCCCAGGTCTCAGGCGGCGCCCGCGAACTGCTCAGCGACCGAAGCTTCGTGCGGGCCTGGGCGCGCGCGATGCGCTTCTGGCCGATGCCCGAGGACTCGGCCTTCGACGGCGGCCTGCTCGTCGGCCTGGTCGAGGCCGGCGAGGTCTTCGCGTCGTCGCGCGAGGGCATTCCGACCGAGAACCTCTTCCGCACCGGCGGCACGCACACGGTGCGCGGCTACTCCTACCTGTCGCTGGGCGTGCCCGAGGGCGGCGCGATCGTCGGCGGCCGGGTCATGGCGCTCGGCAGTCTCGAGTACCAGCACCCGCTGGCGCGCGACTGGTACGGCGCGGCCTTCGTCGACGTCGGCAACGCGGTCGACAGCTGGGGCGACTGGGAACCGGCCTGGGGCACCGGCGTGGGCGTGGGCTGGCGCTCGCCGGTCGGGCCGGTGAACCTGTACCTGGCCTGGGCCGACCAGAGCCGCCGGTTCCGCTTCCACCTCTCGGTCGGGTACGCGTTCTGA
- a CDS encoding translocation/assembly module TamB domain-containing protein — MRAGRVIGRLAAGLLALLLLAAAAGAWWVGQTASFVRWALAHASQATGGALSAGEVRGSLIGGVTVSRVEWRDARLQVAIEDLRLAWRPERLLAGELRLRELGAARVDVALAGGNGGGGPPALPERVALPLAVGIDALEVREIRVRGEGFEAPALRELRASLRLDQRGLQVPSLAGRVDGWAAVDAEARVAAAAPFAVELAARIDPAIAAYPKLPRLLLDLSGPLAALEARVRMLAPAGQPGIGEPGAPSAWATAQATIRPFEPLPLGALAMALDGFEPDAIGLPVPRARLSGGAMLEAVDGAGPAAPAWRGRIALRNALAGPIDAGALPFSNLVTGLHWDRGRLALDALKVDAGKLAGELRIDTTVTRRLFGLELPAAQARLSLRELDLSALHRQAWSTRLSGTLSLDADAIEFDLADARRGGVGLAGSASLQGEQLRIASLKLRTPSGSIEAAGSARWQAPWQVDLAGRFDALEPARLAAIAGLELPAQAAALSGLSGEWSATGEVAPALALESRLRLADGRLDGRPLRIDWRGRVEADRLSGIALSVSLGVLRAELSGDAGRAGDQLGFSVRLPSLAAVDPMLPSGLGIDGSLVAEGQLSVPALDASALERSRIAVRIDAQRLRHPAFTLERARARIEGSLGSHRAELALAGGRAGATRVAGSLSASGGLELPGAPAWRWRGAVDRLATEAPLGVGLAASMPLTVEPGRVEAGPGTLQADGGRLDLARVELRDGRFESVGEARALPVSRWAERLGLIPADAAAIDEVRVGAAWRLAGSSIDDLDGELELKVSTSERLDADGQARLALDRGRLSGKVDLVLPSLAVANRAIGPEWAVAGRLAVDAELSGTLREPRLAGKLSGRQLAMVQRRLGWRFSDGVLDARFDGDTLEVETLRLASGEGSVTLRGALSLQGMEGRFRLLAERLPVPIGPGQRIVLSGDTLIVSEAASLRWTGEIRADEGLIELRGGEAPSLPDDVEIVDASAPPAGKDAAGQAGSPLRLGADLEVDLGERIRVRGSGIDARLSGTLRLTGTLPDAPRATGTVRIRDGTYTAYGQKLEIARGRVIFNGPLDNPVLDIVAMRRGPAVEAGVAVTGTALSPRVRLVSEPDVPDAQKLSWLVLGVGPEDARTGGQVAALQAAAATLFGRGGDGLVSDIQRTLGLDVLTVRNAAASGFDANFGASFPGQAGTGSTPTTGATQDVIAMGKRFGSRMMVTYEQGLRGIWSLLRFQYDITRRLSVRAQTGTDTAIDLLYFYSFD; from the coding sequence ATGCGGGCGGGCAGGGTGATCGGCCGGCTCGCGGCGGGGCTTCTGGCCCTGCTGCTGCTCGCGGCGGCGGCGGGCGCCTGGTGGGTCGGGCAGACCGCGTCCTTCGTGCGCTGGGCGCTCGCGCACGCCTCGCAGGCGACCGGAGGGGCCCTGAGCGCCGGCGAGGTGCGCGGCTCGCTGATCGGCGGCGTGACCGTGTCGCGGGTCGAGTGGCGCGACGCCCGCCTGCAGGTCGCGATCGAGGACCTGCGGCTGGCCTGGCGGCCCGAGCGGCTGCTGGCAGGCGAGTTGCGCCTGCGCGAGCTGGGCGCGGCGCGGGTGGACGTCGCGCTCGCTGGCGGCAACGGCGGCGGCGGGCCGCCTGCGCTGCCCGAGCGCGTCGCGCTGCCGCTCGCGGTCGGCATCGATGCGCTCGAGGTCCGAGAGATCCGGGTGCGCGGCGAGGGCTTCGAGGCGCCGGCGCTGCGCGAACTGCGCGCCTCGCTGCGGCTCGACCAACGCGGCCTCCAGGTGCCGAGCCTGGCCGGCAGGGTCGACGGCTGGGCGGCCGTGGACGCCGAGGCGCGGGTGGCGGCGGCTGCGCCCTTCGCCGTCGAGCTGGCAGCGCGCATCGACCCGGCGATCGCCGCGTACCCGAAGCTGCCGCGGCTGCTCCTGGACCTGTCCGGGCCGCTCGCGGCGCTGGAGGCGCGCGTGCGCATGCTCGCCCCGGCCGGCCAGCCCGGCATCGGCGAGCCTGGAGCGCCGTCGGCCTGGGCCACCGCGCAGGCCACGATCAGGCCTTTCGAGCCGCTGCCGCTGGGGGCGCTGGCGATGGCGCTCGATGGCTTCGAGCCCGACGCGATCGGGCTGCCGGTCCCGAGGGCCCGGCTGAGCGGGGGCGCGATGCTGGAGGCCGTCGACGGCGCCGGGCCGGCGGCGCCCGCATGGCGGGGGCGGATCGCGCTGCGCAACGCGCTCGCCGGGCCGATCGACGCAGGCGCGCTGCCTTTCTCGAACCTGGTGACGGGCCTGCACTGGGATCGCGGCCGGCTGGCGCTCGACGCGCTGAAGGTCGACGCCGGCAAGCTGGCCGGCGAGCTGCGGATCGACACGACCGTGACCCGCAGGCTGTTCGGGCTGGAACTGCCGGCCGCGCAAGCAAGGCTGAGCCTGCGCGAGCTCGACCTCTCGGCGCTGCACCGGCAGGCCTGGTCCACACGGCTGAGCGGCACGCTCTCGCTGGACGCCGATGCGATCGAGTTCGATCTGGCCGACGCCCGGCGAGGCGGCGTCGGGCTCGCCGGCTCGGCCAGTCTGCAGGGCGAGCAGCTGCGGATCGCGTCGCTGAAGCTGCGAACACCGTCGGGTTCGATCGAAGCCGCCGGCAGCGCCCGCTGGCAGGCCCCCTGGCAGGTCGACCTGGCCGGGCGTTTCGACGCGCTGGAACCCGCGCGACTGGCGGCGATCGCAGGACTCGAACTGCCCGCGCAGGCGGCCGCGCTGAGCGGCCTCTCGGGCGAATGGTCGGCCACCGGCGAGGTGGCGCCGGCGCTCGCGCTCGAATCCCGGCTCAGGCTGGCCGACGGGCGCCTCGACGGCCGGCCGCTGCGGATCGACTGGCGAGGCCGGGTCGAGGCCGATCGACTGTCCGGCATCGCGTTGAGCGTGTCGCTCGGCGTGCTGCGCGCCGAGCTCTCCGGCGACGCCGGTCGCGCCGGCGACCAGCTTGGCTTCAGCGTGCGCCTGCCTTCGCTGGCCGCGGTCGACCCGATGCTGCCTTCCGGGCTGGGCATCGACGGCTCCCTGGTCGCCGAGGGCCAGCTGTCCGTCCCGGCGCTCGACGCATCGGCGCTGGAGCGCTCGCGCATCGCGGTCCGCATCGATGCGCAGCGGCTGCGCCATCCCGCGTTCACGCTCGAGAGGGCGCGCGCGCGCATCGAGGGCAGCCTCGGCAGCCACCGCGCCGAGCTCGCGCTCGCCGGCGGCCGCGCCGGCGCCACCCGTGTCGCCGGCTCGCTGTCGGCGTCGGGCGGCCTGGAGCTGCCCGGCGCGCCGGCCTGGCGCTGGCGCGGCGCCGTCGACCGGCTGGCGACCGAGGCGCCGCTGGGCGTCGGCCTGGCGGCGTCGATGCCGCTCACCGTCGAGCCCGGGCGCGTCGAGGCCGGGCCGGGCACGCTGCAGGCAGACGGCGGGCGGCTCGACCTTGCGCGCGTCGAGCTGCGCGACGGCCGCTTCGAATCCGTCGGCGAGGCGCGGGCGCTGCCGGTGTCGCGCTGGGCAGAGCGCCTGGGGCTGATTCCGGCCGACGCCGCGGCGATCGACGAGGTGCGCGTGGGCGCCGCCTGGCGGCTCGCCGGCAGCTCGATCGACGACCTCGACGGCGAGCTCGAGCTGAAGGTGTCGACCTCGGAGCGGCTCGATGCCGACGGGCAGGCGCGGCTGGCGCTGGACCGGGGCCGGCTTTCCGGCAAGGTCGACCTGGTGCTGCCCTCGCTGGCCGTGGCCAACCGGGCGATCGGGCCCGAGTGGGCGGTGGCCGGCCGGCTGGCGGTGGACGCGGAACTGTCGGGCACGCTGCGCGAGCCCAGGCTGGCCGGCAAGCTCTCCGGGCGGCAGCTGGCGATGGTGCAGCGCCGGCTTGGCTGGCGCTTTTCGGACGGCGTGCTCGACGCGCGCTTCGACGGCGACACGCTCGAGGTCGAGACGCTGCGGCTGGCCTCGGGCGAGGGATCGGTCACCCTGCGCGGTGCGCTTTCCCTGCAAGGCATGGAAGGACGCTTCCGGCTGCTCGCCGAGCGGCTGCCGGTGCCGATCGGTCCAGGCCAGCGGATCGTTCTGTCCGGCGACACGCTGATCGTCAGCGAGGCCGCGTCGCTGCGCTGGACCGGCGAGATCCGCGCCGACGAAGGCCTGATCGAGTTGCGCGGCGGCGAGGCGCCGTCTCTGCCCGACGACGTCGAGATCGTCGATGCCTCGGCGCCGCCGGCCGGAAAGGACGCCGCCGGGCAGGCCGGTTCGCCGCTGCGCCTGGGCGCCGACCTCGAGGTCGACCTGGGCGAGCGGATCCGCGTGCGCGGCAGCGGCATCGACGCCCGGCTCTCGGGCACGCTGCGGCTGACCGGAACGCTGCCGGACGCGCCGCGCGCCACCGGCACCGTGCGCATCCGGGACGGCACCTACACCGCCTACGGGCAGAAGCTCGAGATCGCCCGCGGGCGGGTGATCTTCAACGGCCCGCTGGACAACCCGGTGCTGGACATCGTCGCGATGCGGCGAGGCCCCGCGGTCGAGGCCGGCGTGGCGGTCACCGGCACCGCGCTTTCGCCGCGGGTCCGGCTCGTTTCGGAGCCCGACGTGCCCGACGCCCAGAAGCTGTCGTGGCTGGTGCTCGGCGTGGGGCCCGAGGATGCCCGAACCGGCGGCCAGGTCGCCGCGCTGCAGGCGGCCGCGGCGACCCTGTTCGGCCGCGGCGGCGACGGCCTGGTGTCGGACATCCAGCGCACGCTGGGCCTGGACGTGCTGACCGTCCGCAACGCCGCGGCGAGCGGCTTCGACGCGAACTTCGGCGCGAGCTTTCCCGGCCAGGCGGGCACCGGCAGCACGCCGACCACCGGCGCGACCCAGGACGTGATCGCGATGGGCAAGCGCTTCGGCTCGCGGATGATGGTCACTTACGAGCAGGGCCTGCGCGGCATCTGGAGCCTGCTGCGCTTCCAGTACGACATCACGCGCCGGCTGTCGGTGCGCGCGCAGACCGGCACCGACACCGCGATCGACCTGCTGTACTTCTATTCCTTCGATTGA